The following is a genomic window from Nicotiana tabacum cultivar K326 chromosome 3, ASM71507v2, whole genome shotgun sequence.
TTAGTACAGTAAGTATGCTGCTTAGATGACATCTCAAAACGGAATTTTTAAACATTCCATCACAATAAAATTCTTTCTAGATATCAATACTTAACATAGTAAGACTTGATTCATTTAGTTAACCATAGCTCATAAGTTTCGAGTTAATTGCACAAATTAAATCCCTGCACTGTGGAAAAAGCCATACGAAATGTGCAAGAGCTGTACACCAGAGAATCTTACAGCTAAGCAGAAATACACGCTTGCGGAAAGGACAGCAGGCATGAAGAAACTTGTTCTAAAAATAGATCAGTTCAGATAATGCATCATCTCTCTGGTTCACCAATGCCACCATCTCCAGACCTTTGAGTCTGTTCCTCatctttctttttctcctttttgtttttcttatttaggTGGGACCCTTTTTGCATTTATTCGATTTAATCCCCTCTGGCGAAGAATGCAGGCTACTGAGCAAGGTCGGAAGGAGGCGAGGTCTCCAGACAGGGCTTCTGGTAAAGGCACATAAGAAAACATGTTATCTTACAAAAATACAACAAGAATAAGGTGTACTTGAACTTAATGTGCACTCATTACTGATTATTTTTCAGAaccccaaaaagaaaagaaaacaaacaccCACGGATTAAGGAACCAAGAGAAGTATTACCTTTGGTCATTTGGTGGTGCTCTCCATCTTTTCTCGCACCTGGTCATAAGCATTAAGCAGGTCTGCCCGTTTATTTGCTACTTCTACGAGAGTTTCCAGAGCTGCAAAAGATAAAGGCACTCATGTTACCAAGATGAGGCAAAGAAGGATTGCATACATAGATAAGCCACAAAGTTAATGCCAGATTTCAGTGAGTCCTGTAGATGGTTAGAAACACCCGCTCTAGAGTTCACACAGTATATTTGGCTAGAGAAGAGAGAGACATACACCACCCTGTCTCTCACGCACACGTCATTTCTATTTAATATTCTAAACTCTCAAAAGGTTAACTTCGCCCGGGATTTTTTGGCACTCCAAGTCACTTTGATCTCCAGTAGACCTAGGTAAAAAGGTACTTCTGATGGTTCTGGAGGTATGAAAGCAATTTACCTGTCTCAAATGACAATTGGGCAGCTCGAAGCTTGGGAGAGACCAGCATCCCAAACATGGATAATGACTTGAGCCGCTCTTTTCGAGCCTAGTAAAGAAATACAATAACATTAAATTTGATGTATGCAATAATGTTCAAAgccaaataaataaaaagagaggTAACCAGGAAAATAGATTAGTAAGATTGATCTGAGTCCAAAAAACATCTGTAAATGGGAAAGTTAAAAGGTATTGCCAAAAAAGTATGAAATCCACTTAGGTATCTTTGATTATATATCTAAGCTGAACTCTGAAAATCCAACTTTTGCAGATTTATTAATCTTGATCTTAACCAAAAGGTTGAGAAACGTAAAACTCAAACCTTGTAGATTTGCACTTCACTTATCCAATTTTGGCTACTAGCTCGGATATCAAAACAAAGGAGAGTTGATGGACAATTTCATTAGAGTTAGTGAATGATGGTTTGAAAAGCTGATAGACAACTTGACATGTAGAAGAGAAATAGTCTCTTCAAAACATGTCACTTCAAGGGTCAAATAATAAACACAATGTTTATTGACTTGGAATCTTAATTATGGGATATTCTGTCATTTTGGAATATTGTGAACTAAGCTGAGACAAAGAATATACATTTTGCATGTCCACAAACTAAATTAGACTAGTGGTACTTGTAATTAGTAGAAGAGGCAATGTGGAACGATTGTAGGAACATAATTAAGCTGAAATCCATGTATAGAAAGCAAAAAGTAAACTAGCTATGGCTTTCATAGTGCTTGATAGAAtacggaagaagaagaagaagatatttCTTCATTTCAGTTTTATGAATTCACACAGAGGAAAATTGCAGGAAACTTTGAATGAAGAGAGGGGATAATACAATTGGGAAGATATGTCAGCTAAAAACAAGtttacaaaagtttaaaaaatgttTGGTTATCGATATTCATTTCCAAATCACATCacagaaataaaatttgataaTCCTTatcagaagaaaagaaaggacTCAATCCAAATCACGTcactgaatatttttttttttcagatgGTACTCAATATTCTGAACagaattatataaatattaaataaactTATCGGGCACGGAGCATTCAGATATGGTGTCAGTACCTGCAGAGTCTTTTGCATTGAAAGGTGACTCTGGCAAGCTACATTTTCAGAACTATTCATGCATTCGATCAACTAACTCAATTAGAGGTTGAATATCCTAGCTTACCCGTTTCATAGATGGGgatttctgtttcttttttcctgggaggggggggggggggtaggtaCTGCATGGATTGGGAGAGTAATTGAAAAATGCACTATAAGTTCCAGAGGCAAGCATCGCCTAATAAAATCATACCACCTACTAAGCCACTTACTTGATCATCAACCGTACGTGGTGATTCAGTAGCTTCTGGCATTTCTTCCTGGACTTCtttaaaaatgtaaaaagaaagaaagttagAATCTTTGTTGTGATAGATGCTTAATTCAGGTAAAGGAATAGAAGATGCCTCCTTTATTCAGTTATATATTACATTATCTTTTGCTGTAAGTGTCGAAGAAGCATTCCTTAAACTGGACTTCCATGGCACTAACAAATCAGGTGCTGAAGGAACAAAGTCAGAAATATTGTCATGTAGTCTGTACTACAAACACTGAGAGAGAAACATTTCCATGCTTATACCTCAGTAAGAGTAGCTGAAAATTCAGGTCTAGTACGTATTAGAACCTAGTAGGTGCTTTACTTTATATTATGTTAACTGCCTAGTATCTGTTCTCCTTTAAACTACTTTTTAAGAAACATTATGAGTGCTAAAAGAGCCAGAAACATGCATTCTGTACCAGAATTTGAGGAACCGTCCTGCTTCAGAACCTTTGGGCTACTGGATTTCCTCTGTAATAGTTTATCCTCCTCAAATTTTGCTTCCTCAGAAGAGCTTTTTGGACTCTCAGACGATGCCCACTTACACAAACTGAAATGCAATTTCTCCAATTCAGGCCCAGCTACATATCAAAAACATTACAATACAATTACTAATTTCAATGCGGTTATGTAAACTAGCAGAAGAGAAGTTCCACTACAGAATGAACATGATACAGATAATTTTGTGTGCCGTCAAGTAAAATGCACAAATGCTGCAAAAAAGGTATGGATTTACCATCCAAATTGTTTAACTGCAACGTAGTGGCAGCAGAATGATACTTGAGGTCAAACAAAGCACTATTGATACGTGAAGCACCCATGGAATGCCTAGCACTCGCCAACTCAAACCATCCCTGCCATGTAAGCAAATGCAAAGTAA
Proteins encoded in this region:
- the LOC107768920 gene encoding uncharacterized protein LOC107768920 — protein: MAKVEVAEMQSSVHEKDKNVLEFMDSTDSYLVLMNSLSSSLRQGWFELASARHSMGASRINSALFDLKYHSAATTLQLNNLDAGPELEKLHFSLCKWASSESPKSSSEEAKFEEDKLLQRKSSSPKVLKQDGSSNSEVQEEMPEATESPRTVDDQARKERLKSLSMFGMLVSPKLRAAQLSFETALETLVEVANKRADLLNAYDQVREKMESTTK